The following are encoded together in the Methylomonas methanica MC09 genome:
- a CDS encoding AAA family ATPase → MTETTENFPDTVADCAALFGFEPPWRVPAFRVPEAHVPEYDPDYQFDAEVTLALLMGFAHNRRVYLHGPHGSGKSSHIEQIAARLNWPCVRVNLDGHVTRADLIGRDMVVVREGLQVTEFVPGILVWALERPVALVFDEYDVGRPDVMFVVQRLLESNGHLTLLDQNRVITPHPAFRLFATANTAGQGDFSGLYAGTQVLNQAQLDRWQVIVKQGYPDPEREAAILCSRLPGLKQATAYCMVQLAGLCRQAFAQGDLSSLMTLRTLISWAENLELLQQPAPALRLAFLNRCDEEEQPLIAEIYYRCFAEELLPSDVHPA, encoded by the coding sequence ATGACAGAGACCACTGAAAATTTTCCTGATACCGTCGCAGATTGTGCTGCCCTGTTTGGTTTCGAACCACCCTGGCGGGTTCCTGCCTTTCGTGTTCCCGAGGCCCATGTTCCGGAGTACGACCCGGACTACCAATTCGACGCCGAGGTAACGCTTGCTCTGTTAATGGGGTTTGCACATAACCGGCGAGTCTATCTTCATGGCCCCCATGGCAGTGGTAAATCCAGCCACATCGAGCAGATCGCTGCGCGGCTCAACTGGCCTTGTGTTCGTGTCAACCTGGATGGCCACGTTACTCGAGCCGATCTGATCGGTCGGGACATGGTGGTCGTTCGCGAAGGTCTGCAGGTGACCGAGTTCGTGCCCGGCATCCTGGTCTGGGCGCTTGAGCGACCTGTTGCCCTGGTCTTTGACGAATATGATGTCGGTAGACCCGATGTTATGTTTGTCGTCCAGCGCCTGCTGGAGTCAAACGGACACCTGACCCTGCTGGATCAAAACCGGGTCATCACGCCGCACCCAGCGTTTCGGCTGTTCGCCACTGCCAACACGGCGGGGCAGGGAGACTTCTCCGGCCTGTATGCCGGCACCCAGGTACTCAACCAGGCACAGTTGGACCGCTGGCAGGTGATCGTGAAGCAGGGCTATCCCGATCCGGAAAGGGAGGCCGCGATTCTATGTTCACGCCTGCCCGGCCTCAAGCAGGCCACGGCCTATTGTATGGTCCAGTTGGCGGGATTGTGCCGACAGGCTTTCGCCCAGGGAGATCTTTCGTCCCTGATGACGTTGCGCACCCTTATTTCCTGGGCCGAAAACCTGGAACTACTGCAACAGCCGGCGCCGGCTCTGCGCTTGGCCTTCCTGAACCGGTGCGACGAGGAAGAACAACCGCTGATAGCCGAAATTTACTATCGCTGTTTTGCCGAGGAGTTACTGCCCTCTGATGTGCACCCGGCTTAG
- a CDS encoding histidine phosphatase family protein gives MINRYFATILTASLLLAVPLAGFCKATADDGLKVVIIRHGEKPENGDNLSCQGENRALQLPAVLYRKFGSPDYTYVPSLSLEDATKHARMFQTVSPFAIQYNLTINSKYDEKKVADVAKSVKKKTGTVLLVWEHSAIPDLAKALGVKNPPDWGGHDFDSIWIVTYDQGEARLSFDQEGLQPAATCESAAATTN, from the coding sequence ATGATTAACCGTTATTTTGCTACGATTCTGACAGCAAGCCTACTTTTGGCCGTTCCGCTGGCCGGCTTCTGCAAGGCAACTGCCGATGATGGACTTAAAGTGGTGATTATCCGCCATGGCGAAAAGCCTGAGAACGGCGACAACCTATCCTGCCAAGGCGAAAACCGGGCCTTGCAATTGCCGGCAGTGCTGTATCGCAAATTCGGCAGCCCGGATTATACCTACGTGCCGTCACTCAGCCTTGAGGATGCCACCAAACATGCGCGTATGTTTCAAACCGTTTCACCGTTTGCCATTCAATACAACCTGACGATCAACAGCAAATACGATGAAAAGAAGGTCGCGGACGTTGCTAAATCGGTCAAAAAGAAAACCGGTACGGTCTTGCTGGTTTGGGAGCACAGCGCGATACCCGATCTCGCCAAAGCGCTGGGCGTAAAAAACCCACCCGATTGGGGCGGCCACGATTTCGACAGCATTTGGATCGTCACCTACGACCAAGGCGAAGCCAGATTATCTTTCGATCAGGAAGGCCTGCAGCCCGCTGCAACATGCGAGAGCGCAGCAGCCACAACAAACTGA
- a CDS encoding SOS response-associated peptidase: protein MCGRYDLTANAEQIIEYFALRRAPKYERSYNIAPGRKILTIVEREDGSRKGANLYWGLVPSWAKDVKIGWKLINARKETVREKPENFKLVVAST, encoded by the coding sequence ATGTGCGGACGCTACGACCTAACCGCCAACGCCGAGCAAATCATCGAATACTTTGCCTTGCGGCGCGCGCCCAAGTACGAGCGCAGCTACAACATCGCCCCGGGGCGGAAAATACTCACCATCGTCGAGCGGGAAGACGGCTCGCGCAAAGGCGCTAATCTGTATTGGGGTCTGGTGCCGTCGTGGGCCAAGGATGTTAAAATCGGCTGGAAACTCATCAACGCCCGCAAGGAAACCGTCCGGGAAAAACCGGAAAATTTCAAGCTAGTTGTCGCCTCGACGTAA
- a CDS encoding IS3 family transposase (programmed frameshift) → MITPKKQYSDKFREQALAKVYKRGKRTIQDIADESNLSIHTLKTWMSNAAQTDTPKPNPAKRPQDWRPEERLQALHESHGLTDEALNAWCRQRGLFAHQLAQWKSDFCAVTRSRSDGDASQTLRALKVENQRLERELNRKDKALAEAAALLILQKKGPGAVGGRGRMTSLQQRQTLIESVAEATEAGARQDQACAVLGLSPRTLQRWQAGETPGEDRRPRQYTPAHALTEAERNRILAAANSAEFADLPPSQIVPRLADQGIYLGSESTIYRLLKAAQQLKHRRSERPSQPRTKPKALSAIAPNQLYSWDITYLAAAVKGQFYYLYLFLDIFSRQIVGWQVFEEESSQYASELLRDIVLREGLQPGQVILHSDNGSPMKGATMLATLQQLGVMPSLSRPAVSNDNPYSESLFKTLKYRPQYPLQPFADLSVAREWVADLVQWYNHEHRHSAIGFVTPAQRHAGLDEALLNQRKALYEDARRQNPRRWSQNTRNWNRIHTVHLNPDHTETQKHSPQEVANPDKIIA, encoded by the exons ATGATTACCCCGAAAAAGCAGTATTCTGACAAGTTCAGAGAGCAAGCCCTGGCAAAAGTCTACAAACGTGGAAAACGAACCATTCAAGACATTGCCGACGAATCTAACCTCAGCATACATACCTTAAAAACCTGGATGAGCAACGCAGCACAGACCGATACCCCGAAACCCAATCCAGCCAAGCGCCCACAAGATTGGCGCCCTGAAGAACGCTTGCAGGCACTTCATGAAAGCCATGGCTTGACCGATGAGGCCCTAAACGCCTGGTGTCGGCAACGTGGGCTATTTGCGCATCAACTCGCGCAGTGGAAAAGCGATTTTTGTGCCGTCACCCGCTCCCGTTCAGACGGCGACGCCAGTCAAACCCTGCGCGCACTGAAAGTGGAGAATCAACGCCTGGAACGCGAACTTAACCGTAAGGACAAGGCCCTCGCTGAAGCGGCAGCCTTATTGATCCTGCAAAAAAAGG GTCCGGGCGCTGTTGGCGGGCGAGGTCGAATGACATCCCTTCAGCAGCGCCAAACCCTGATCGAATCCGTCGCCGAAGCCACCGAGGCCGGTGCCCGCCAAGACCAAGCCTGTGCCGTGCTGGGCCTGAGCCCGCGCACCTTGCAGCGCTGGCAGGCCGGCGAAACCCCGGGCGAAGACCGGCGACCGCGGCAATATACGCCGGCGCATGCGCTGACCGAGGCCGAGCGCAACCGCATTCTGGCCGCGGCCAATTCCGCCGAATTTGCGGATTTGCCACCCAGCCAGATTGTCCCGCGCTTGGCGGATCAGGGGATTTATCTGGGCTCCGAATCGACGATCTATCGCCTACTGAAAGCCGCCCAGCAACTGAAACACCGCCGCAGTGAACGTCCCAGTCAGCCACGTACCAAACCCAAAGCCTTGAGTGCGATAGCGCCCAATCAACTCTACAGCTGGGATATTACCTATCTTGCGGCCGCAGTCAAAGGCCAGTTCTACTACCTCTACTTGTTCCTCGATATTTTTAGTCGCCAGATCGTCGGCTGGCAGGTATTTGAGGAAGAAAGCAGCCAATACGCCAGCGAGTTGTTACGGGATATTGTTTTACGCGAAGGGCTACAACCTGGGCAAGTCATCCTGCATTCCGATAACGGCAGCCCCATGAAAGGCGCCACGATGCTGGCCACCCTGCAACAGCTTGGCGTCATGCCCTCGCTCAGCCGACCGGCGGTGAGTAACGACAATCCGTATTCGGAATCGCTGTTCAAAACCCTGAAATATCGTCCGCAATACCCGTTGCAACCGTTTGCCGACCTGTCCGTCGCTCGTGAATGGGTAGCCGACCTGGTGCAATGGTACAACCACGAACATCGGCATAGCGCCATTGGTTTTGTAACCCCAGCCCAACGTCATGCCGGATTGGACGAGGCGCTATTGAATCAACGCAAAGCGCTCTATGAAGACGCCCGCCGCCAAAACCCACGGCGCTGGAGTCAAAACACCCGGAACTGGAACAGAATCCATACCGTGCATCTAAATCCAGATCATACCGAAACCCAAAAACACTCACCCCAGGAGGTCGCTAATCCAGACAAAATAATCGCATAG
- a CDS encoding TetR/AcrR family transcriptional regulator — MSSETTTTQRGRPRAFNQDDALEKAMRVFWRYGYEGASLGALTEAMGINKPSLYSVFGTKEELFRKAVEKYLTGHVAFVPEALNEPTVKQALRKLLTESVEFLTDNQTPLGCLVLQGALNCGQGHESIQQQLIDQRLGYENLLRQRFELAQAQNDLDARFDATVMAKYLVTVHEGLSVQATSGATKEQLLAVVEVALSNF; from the coding sequence ATGAGTTCAGAAACCACAACGACACAACGGGGACGTCCCCGTGCTTTCAATCAGGACGATGCGTTAGAAAAAGCGATGCGTGTCTTCTGGCGATATGGGTACGAAGGGGCGTCATTGGGTGCTTTAACCGAGGCAATGGGTATTAATAAACCCAGTCTGTATTCGGTCTTTGGAACCAAAGAAGAGTTATTTCGTAAGGCAGTGGAGAAATATTTAACCGGCCATGTTGCCTTTGTTCCTGAAGCGCTGAATGAACCCACAGTAAAGCAGGCATTGCGAAAGCTGCTGACTGAATCCGTCGAATTTTTAACGGATAATCAAACGCCGCTGGGTTGTCTTGTACTTCAAGGCGCATTGAATTGCGGGCAAGGTCATGAAAGTATCCAACAGCAACTCATTGATCAACGACTGGGGTATGAAAATTTGTTGCGTCAGCGATTTGAATTAGCGCAGGCGCAAAACGACTTGGATGCTCGGTTTGATGCCACCGTCATGGCGAAATATCTGGTCACCGTTCATGAAGGCTTGTCAGTCCAGGCAACGAGTGGCGCAACGAAAGAACAGTTGCTGGCTGTAGTGGAGGTTGCGCTCAGCAACTTTTAA
- a CDS encoding tautomerase family protein: MPLWKVYHPTNAFSAEDKQELAEKITNAYAGIPIPKFYAVVIFEELVKGNCFVGGVRNDKFIRFRVDHIARTLPGPILREWWMRTLEEVIAPFIKERGFDWEISIDETPCDLWTLQGEIPPPFESMAEKRWVEENKASPYTYQEKLPAGHFLLTPGVTG, encoded by the coding sequence ATGCCTTTGTGGAAAGTCTATCATCCTACCAACGCGTTCAGTGCCGAAGACAAACAAGAATTAGCTGAAAAAATCACTAATGCTTATGCGGGTATCCCCATCCCAAAATTTTACGCCGTCGTCATTTTCGAAGAACTGGTTAAAGGCAATTGCTTCGTCGGTGGTGTGCGAAATGACAAGTTTATTCGCTTCAGGGTCGACCACATCGCCCGGACATTACCGGGTCCAATTTTACGAGAATGGTGGATGCGAACGCTTGAAGAAGTCATTGCGCCTTTTATTAAAGAACGTGGTTTCGATTGGGAAATTTCGATTGACGAAACCCCATGCGACCTTTGGACACTTCAAGGTGAAATTCCCCCACCCTTCGAATCGATGGCGGAAAAACGCTGGGTTGAGGAAAACAAGGCCAGTCCTTACACCTACCAAGAAAAACTCCCTGCGGGTCACTTTTTATTGACTCCAGGCGTGACGGGTTAA
- a CDS encoding NAD-dependent succinate-semialdehyde dehydrogenase, protein MPYQSINPATGELLASYPELSNSGLERAIANADSAYRTDWRHRSIDERAKIMAKAASILLERKQEYAQYLTLEMGKLIGEAYAEVEITAEILQYYAKNAKAYLAPKTLPESPNAKVLIEPIGVLLGIEPWNFPYYQVARIAGPQLMAGNVLLLKHAESVPQSALALASLFEVAGAPTGVYTNLFASIEQVGRIIEDPRVRGVTVTGSERAGAAVAERAGRALKKVVAEMGGSDPLIVLEDAPLEPTLDSALFGRMFNAGQCCVGSKRIIVVGQDRGKAFLNGFIKRMASFNAGDPMNPATTLAPLSSEKALNRLIDQIEQAQKGGARIRLGGKRINRPGYFLAPTVLTDINANNPIYTQELFGPVAAFYVVDTEEMAIELANATPFGLGASIFTADIEHGRTVATKIESGMVFVNQPAWTSPELPFGGVKNSGFGRELSERGFYEFVNEKLVNVAPSGAFPWGPVALN, encoded by the coding sequence ATGCCTTATCAATCCATCAATCCGGCAACCGGCGAACTACTCGCCTCTTATCCAGAACTATCAAATTCAGGTCTAGAACGTGCCATTGCAAACGCGGATAGCGCCTATAGAACCGACTGGCGTCATCGTTCAATCGACGAGCGCGCTAAAATCATGGCAAAGGCGGCGTCCATTCTGCTGGAAAGAAAACAAGAGTACGCACAATATTTGACGCTAGAAATGGGCAAACTCATTGGCGAAGCTTACGCTGAAGTGGAGATTACGGCTGAGATACTCCAGTACTATGCCAAAAATGCCAAAGCTTATTTGGCACCAAAAACCTTGCCGGAATCGCCGAACGCGAAAGTGCTGATTGAGCCCATAGGCGTTCTGCTGGGTATAGAGCCCTGGAATTTTCCTTATTACCAAGTTGCGCGGATTGCGGGACCGCAATTGATGGCTGGCAATGTACTGCTACTCAAACACGCCGAAAGTGTGCCGCAATCTGCACTGGCCTTGGCTAGCCTATTCGAAGTCGCCGGGGCGCCGACCGGGGTTTATACCAATTTATTCGCGAGTATCGAACAAGTCGGCCGCATCATCGAAGATCCTCGTGTTCGTGGCGTCACGGTAACCGGCAGTGAACGGGCGGGTGCGGCTGTGGCGGAGCGCGCTGGCCGCGCTCTGAAAAAAGTCGTGGCAGAAATGGGCGGCAGCGACCCGCTGATTGTTCTGGAAGACGCACCGCTCGAACCAACACTGGATAGCGCCTTATTTGGCCGGATGTTTAACGCCGGTCAGTGTTGTGTTGGCTCCAAACGCATCATCGTGGTCGGGCAAGATCGAGGGAAGGCTTTCTTGAATGGCTTCATCAAACGCATGGCGTCTTTCAATGCCGGCGACCCGATGAATCCGGCGACGACTTTGGCACCGCTATCCTCGGAAAAAGCCCTGAATCGTCTTATCGATCAGATTGAGCAGGCCCAAAAAGGCGGTGCGAGAATCAGACTCGGCGGAAAAAGAATCAATAGGCCGGGTTATTTTTTAGCGCCCACGGTACTAACGGACATCAATGCAAACAATCCGATTTATACACAAGAGCTATTTGGACCAGTCGCGGCTTTTTATGTGGTCGATACTGAAGAAATGGCTATTGAATTAGCCAACGCAACGCCCTTCGGACTCGGCGCTTCCATTTTTACCGCCGATATCGAACACGGTCGCACTGTAGCGACGAAAATCGAAAGCGGCATGGTATTTGTCAACCAACCGGCCTGGACTTCGCCGGAACTGCCGTTTGGCGGCGTCAAGAATTCCGGATTTGGGCGTGAGTTATCGGAGCGTGGCTTTTACGAATTTGTAAACGAAAAACTGGTTAACGTTGCCCCGTCCGGTGCCTTTCCTTGGGGCCCAGTCGCACTTAATTGA
- a CDS encoding alpha/beta hydrolase, with protein MRIATKEGEIALQRAGTGPAVMLLHGWEGRASDLAAFAPPLLKAGYTVLAMDLPAHGASTGRQSSIPQSARALCEVGETLGPLHAIIGHSMGSAILVEALYTGLAALRAVLISAPAYYESYARNFAVSAGLNTEGTEVMLRLLCEAIDADVSEISVPRRAPRLHQPALFIHSTDDPVIAIEESLISAAAWPGARHQRVEGLGHKRILADQAVVAATIEFVTTSC; from the coding sequence TTGCGCATCGCCACGAAGGAAGGCGAGATCGCGCTGCAGCGCGCGGGCACCGGTCCGGCAGTCATGCTGTTGCATGGCTGGGAGGGACGGGCTTCGGACCTTGCAGCCTTCGCACCACCGTTGCTCAAAGCCGGTTACACGGTGCTGGCAATGGACTTGCCGGCGCACGGCGCTTCGACAGGACGGCAATCGTCGATTCCCCAGTCTGCACGCGCACTGTGTGAGGTGGGCGAGACTTTGGGTCCGCTGCACGCGATTATCGGACACTCGATGGGGTCAGCGATACTGGTCGAAGCGCTATACACCGGTTTGGCTGCGCTGCGTGCGGTACTGATCTCCGCCCCCGCTTACTATGAAAGTTATGCACGTAACTTTGCGGTAAGCGCCGGGCTGAATACCGAAGGCACAGAAGTAATGCTGAGACTGCTGTGCGAGGCAATTGACGCAGACGTGAGCGAGATATCGGTGCCGCGTCGCGCGCCGCGCCTGCATCAGCCGGCACTGTTCATCCACTCGACTGACGATCCTGTTATCGCAATCGAAGAGAGCTTGATTAGCGCCGCCGCCTGGCCAGGCGCCCGACACCAGCGCGTCGAAGGCCTGGGCCATAAACGCATCCTTGCCGATCAGGCTGTAGTCGCAGCGACCATTGAGTTTGTCACCACCTCTTGCTGA
- a CDS encoding GlxA family transcriptional regulator produces the protein MIREISTAKNIVMLASPNAEVLDVIGPLDVFSIANSIVEKSGKRPPYCLHILADQAGAFVTSSGLRLVADSSWRDWGGEIDTLLISGCKDPSVFFTNSPLVGWIRNMSGTVKRMVSICTGAFALAEAGLLDGRRATTHWFFAEQLANSYAKVSVDADAIYVRDGDTYTSAGITTGMDLALSLVEEDLGREISLLTARVLVMYFKRPGGQSQFSTQLRAQHVKNGQLGKLLEWIAENSHYPMTVEMLADKAAMSQRNFARVFAAETGRTPARYLEEIRIEKAIGLLEETKMPMKSIAQKAGFSCIEQFRRTFKRHLGIPPQAYRERFPLN, from the coding sequence GTGATAAGGGAAATTTCAACTGCAAAAAATATCGTGATGCTGGCTTCTCCCAATGCCGAAGTACTTGATGTAATCGGCCCACTAGATGTATTCTCGATTGCCAATTCCATCGTTGAAAAATCTGGAAAAAGACCACCCTATTGCCTTCATATTCTGGCCGATCAGGCTGGCGCATTCGTAACCTCTTCCGGCCTTAGACTGGTGGCGGATAGCTCATGGCGGGATTGGGGTGGAGAGATCGATACGTTACTCATCTCTGGCTGTAAAGACCCATCCGTTTTTTTCACTAATAGCCCATTGGTTGGCTGGATACGTAACATGTCGGGGACCGTAAAACGTATGGTTTCCATCTGTACCGGGGCATTCGCACTGGCAGAGGCCGGTTTGCTAGACGGGCGGCGAGCAACCACACATTGGTTTTTTGCTGAGCAACTAGCAAACTCGTACGCGAAAGTCAGCGTTGATGCTGATGCAATTTATGTTCGTGACGGTGACACCTACACGTCTGCCGGCATCACGACAGGAATGGATTTGGCATTATCTTTGGTAGAGGAAGATTTAGGTAGAGAAATATCGCTACTAACCGCCAGAGTATTGGTGATGTACTTTAAGCGTCCGGGCGGGCAATCGCAGTTCAGCACTCAGTTACGCGCTCAACATGTAAAAAACGGCCAACTTGGGAAATTGCTGGAGTGGATAGCCGAGAATTCCCATTATCCGATGACGGTGGAAATGCTCGCAGACAAAGCGGCGATGAGTCAACGCAACTTTGCCAGAGTTTTTGCTGCTGAAACGGGTAGAACGCCAGCGCGATATCTTGAAGAGATTCGCATTGAAAAAGCCATAGGCCTTCTTGAAGAGACCAAAATGCCTATGAAATCAATTGCCCAAAAAGCAGGCTTTTCATGCATCGAGCAATTTAGGCGGACATTCAAGCGGCATCTTGGCATCCCCCCTCAAGCCTATCGAGAGCGCTTTCCCTTAAATTGA
- a CDS encoding fatty acid desaturase family protein, whose product MSIHSYRTVDREQLANDIKQLHQQALKDLGPEDFRHMKRMERWGQACSLLGYATAWIAPNPISALLISQGSFTRWTQVAHPIQHRGYDKVGQGSRRYKSKRFAQGWRRFLDWPDWMTPEGWHHEHDGLHHYRLGELVDPNNAQHNMEWLRQSRLPMWLRYTIVALFSGIWKVSYYTPRTHKELEINAARHQHQAIPTMTRLGSWSVFTPRGRGLWLQSILPYVGYRFLLLPALFLPFGSIAATSVLLNSILAEIFTNMHTFLVMMPNHAGDDVMAFDDKSHSKGEFYLRQILGSVNYPTGSNANDFFYGWLNYQIEHHLWPDLPLSQYQKLQPQVKALCEKHNIPYCQDHIFKRLIKAVDIMVGKTSMLKPAAG is encoded by the coding sequence TTGAGTATACACAGTTACCGGACCGTCGATCGCGAGCAGTTGGCGAACGACATCAAACAACTTCATCAACAAGCCTTGAAGGATTTAGGCCCCGAAGACTTTCGCCACATGAAACGCATGGAGCGCTGGGGTCAGGCCTGCTCGCTACTCGGCTATGCGACGGCCTGGATCGCACCTAACCCGATTTCTGCGCTGTTGATCAGCCAAGGCAGTTTCACCCGCTGGACCCAAGTGGCCCATCCGATACAACATCGCGGCTACGACAAAGTCGGCCAAGGCTCTCGGCGTTATAAAAGCAAACGCTTCGCCCAGGGCTGGCGGCGCTTTCTGGATTGGCCGGACTGGATGACGCCCGAGGGTTGGCACCATGAACACGATGGCCTGCACCACTATCGCTTGGGCGAGCTGGTCGATCCCAATAATGCCCAGCACAACATGGAATGGTTGCGGCAATCCCGCTTACCGATGTGGCTGCGCTATACCATCGTGGCCCTGTTCTCCGGGATCTGGAAGGTCAGCTATTACACGCCGCGCACCCACAAAGAATTGGAGATTAACGCCGCACGCCACCAGCATCAAGCTATCCCCACGATGACACGCTTAGGGTCTTGGAGTGTGTTCACCCCGCGCGGACGCGGCTTGTGGTTGCAGAGTATTCTGCCCTATGTCGGCTATCGTTTCCTGCTGTTGCCGGCATTGTTCCTGCCCTTCGGTAGCATTGCCGCTACCAGCGTATTGTTGAACTCAATTCTGGCGGAAATCTTCACCAACATGCATACCTTTCTGGTGATGATGCCCAATCATGCTGGCGACGACGTCATGGCCTTCGACGACAAATCGCACAGCAAGGGTGAATTTTACTTACGGCAAATCCTCGGTTCGGTCAATTATCCCACCGGCTCCAACGCCAACGACTTCTTCTACGGTTGGTTGAACTACCAGATCGAACACCACCTGTGGCCGGACTTGCCCTTAAGCCAATATCAAAAGCTACAGCCGCAGGTCAAAGCCCTCTGCGAAAAACACAACATACCCTATTGCCAGGATCATATCTTCAAGCGGCTAATAAAAGCCGTGGATATCATGGTGGGTAAGACCTCGATGTTGAAACCGGCGGCAGGGTAG
- the csrA gene encoding carbon storage regulator CsrA, with protein sequence MLILTRRVGETLMIGDEVTVTVLGVKGNQVRIGVNAPKDVSVHREEIYERIKKEQSESKPSEI encoded by the coding sequence ATGCTTATCTTGACTCGTAGAGTGGGGGAGACCTTGATGATCGGTGATGAAGTCACTGTCACCGTTCTCGGCGTTAAAGGGAATCAAGTTCGGATCGGCGTCAATGCTCCGAAGGATGTTTCTGTTCACAGAGAAGAAATTTACGAGAGGATTAAAAAAGAGCAATCTGAATCCAAACCCTCGGAGATTTAA
- the ylqF gene encoding ribosome biogenesis GTPase YlqF, translated as MLIQWYPGHMHKASKEIKETLPNIDLLIEILDARIPFSSQNPMLAELRGDKPTIRVLSKIDLADPELTRQWQTHLELEQGVKTLAVTTQHPDKIKQIIDLCGKMLPEKSESNKVIRTMIMGIPNVGKSTIINVLAGRTIAKTGNEPAVTKMQQRINLKNNIVLSDTPGVLWPNVENRNSGYRLAVTGAIKDTAFQHDDIALFALDYLLKAYPDLLQTRYQLADLPTDATSALHAIGQKRGCLRAGRQVDLDKAAKLFLTELRAGTLGLISLETPEMIAAEMVELVAIREEKAAKKAARRRK; from the coding sequence ATGTTAATTCAGTGGTACCCGGGCCATATGCATAAGGCCAGTAAAGAAATCAAAGAGACTTTACCGAATATCGATTTACTGATCGAAATACTCGACGCCCGCATTCCCTTCAGCAGTCAAAATCCCATGCTTGCAGAATTGCGTGGCGACAAACCCACTATTCGCGTCCTCAGCAAAATCGACTTGGCCGATCCTGAACTAACCCGCCAATGGCAAACCCATTTGGAGCTTGAGCAAGGCGTAAAAACCCTGGCCGTCACCACTCAACACCCAGACAAAATCAAACAAATCATTGATCTGTGCGGCAAAATGCTGCCGGAAAAATCCGAATCCAATAAAGTGATCCGCACCATGATCATGGGTATTCCCAATGTCGGAAAATCCACCATCATCAACGTACTGGCAGGCCGCACAATCGCCAAAACCGGTAACGAACCGGCGGTGACCAAAATGCAGCAACGCATCAACCTGAAAAACAACATCGTACTGTCCGACACGCCCGGCGTACTGTGGCCCAATGTGGAAAACCGCAACAGCGGCTATCGCTTGGCCGTGACCGGCGCGATCAAAGATACCGCATTTCAGCACGACGACATTGCATTATTCGCACTCGACTACTTGCTCAAGGCTTATCCCGACTTGTTGCAAACGCGTTATCAGCTCGCCGATTTACCCACGGATGCAACAAGCGCCTTGCATGCGATCGGCCAAAAAAGAGGCTGTTTGCGCGCTGGCCGGCAAGTTGATCTGGATAAAGCCGCGAAGTTGTTTTTAACCGAATTAAGGGCCGGCACCTTAGGGCTAATCAGCCTGGAAACACCGGAAATGATCGCGGCCGAAATGGTGGAACTAGTCGCAATACGAGAAGAAAAGGCAGCCAAAAAAGCCGCCAGAAGACGCAAATAA